CGAAGGGCTGTACACGCCCGAGTGGACGGCCAGAACCTACGCCGCCCTGCTCGACCGCGCGGCCGTACTGCTCTCCTCCGGCGAGTCGGTGGTCCTCGACGCCACCTGGTCCGACGCCGCACAGCGCGAAGCAGCTCTGCGCGTGGCCGACCGAACCAGCGCCCACTTGGTGGCCCTCCACTGCCAGGTGCCGGGCGAACTGTCGGCGGCCCGCCTGAGCACGCGCGCCCCCGGCGTCTCCGACGCCGACCTCGACGTCGCCACCGCCATGGCCGCGAAGGAGCCGGCGTGGCCCGAGGCCGTCCCGGTCGACACCAGTGGCGCGCTGGAGTCCGCGGTCACCCAGGCGCTGGCGGCCGTACGCCCGTGGGGCACCGGCCAGGCACCGGTCTTCCGCCGCCCCTACATGGAGCCGGACTGAGGTGTCGCGCGTGGCCGTGTTGCCCGGGTGCGGTGCGGGGGTGACCGTGGAGGTGGGGGAGCGAGGGAGTGAAAGCGGTGCGAGCGCTCGTCTACCACGGCCCGGCACACACCTCCTGGGACACTGTTCCCGATCCGGTGACCGAGGAGGCGACCGACGCGATCGTCCGGGTCGACGCGACGACCGTCTGCGGCACTGATCTGCATATACGGCGAGGCGACTTCCCCGAGGTGAAGCCGGGGACGGTCCTCGGCCACGAGGCCGTCGGCGAGGTCGTCGACGTCGGTGAGCAGGTCCATCACCTGCGCCCCGGCGATCAGGTGATCGTGTCGTCCGTCTCGGCCTGCGGTGACTGCGCCGAGTGCCGCGACGGCAGGTACGGACAGTGCCGTGGGGGTGGCGGATGGATCCTGGGGAGTCTGGTCAACGGCACCCAGGCCGAACTGGTGCGCGTGCCGTTCGCCGATCACTCCACCACCCGACGGCCCCCCGACCTCCCGCTCGCCGACGCCGTCCTGCTCGCCGAACTCCTTCCCACCGCCTACGAGGTCGGGATCCGCAACGGACACGTCGGCCCTGGGGACACCGTCGTCGTGGTGGGTGCCGGCCCCGTCGGTCTCGCCACGGTGGTCATTGCCCGGCTCTACTCGCCCCGCAGGATCATCGTCGTCGACCTGGCCGGCGCTCGGCTGGAGAAAGCCAAGCGCGTAGGAGCGGATGCCGCCGAATCGCCAGGAACCATGATCGCCGACCTGTCCGAGGGGCCGGGTGCCGACGTGGTCATCGAGGCGTCCGGCGACCCGGACGGTTTCGTGCTCTGCACGCGTGCCGTCCGCACGGGAGGACATATCGCCAGCATCGGCACGCACGGCAAACCGGTGTCACTCCATCTGGAGTCCCTCTGGCGCAAGAACGTGACGATCAGTACGGGCCAGGTCGACACGTCCTCCACGCCGTGGCTGCTGGAGCTGTTGCGGTTCGGTCATCTGCCCGTCTCCCCGTTGGTCACCCACACGTTCGGCCTCGACCGGATGGAAGACGCCTATGAGGCGTTCGCGCGCGGCACCAGCACAGGCGCCCTCAAAGTCGTGCTGCAACGGGAGTGACCGCGCGGAAGGAATGTGTGCCGTGAGCGTGCCGGTCAGCTGCGGCCCCGCGTGTCACAAGCGGGTCATGACCCCTGGCTGGTCCCGACCAGGAACCGCGTCGTATCGGACAGCGTGGTCAGGTCCCGGTAGTCCTCTTCGGCGCTGATGCCGCCGCTCGAGAGGTCGTCGGCGGCGGCCAGTGCCTTGGGCAGGGAGCCGCCGTAAGTGATCAGTGAGACGTCCGTGCCGGGACGGCGGACGGCCGCGTGGTCGATGTCGACCGGGCCGGCGTCGGCGGGCAGGTCGCCCGAGACGTTGTACAGGCTGCCGTGCTCGAAGATCAGCACCGGATCGGGGTCGGCGAGCGCGGGGCCAGCATGTACCGGGCGTCGGTGAGGGTCGCCGGGGCCAGGACCCGCAGGCCGGGGATGTGCGCGTACCAGCTTTCCAGGCTGTGCGAGTGCTGGGCCGCGAGCTGCCGTCCCGCGCCCGTGGTCATCCGGATCACGACCGGTACGGGCAGTTGCCCGCCCGACATGTGCAGCAGCGTCGCCGCGTTGTTGAGAATCTGGTCCAGGGCCAGCAGGCTGAAGTTGACCGTCATGATCTCGACGATCGGCCGCATGCCCGCCAGGGCGGCACCGATGCCCGCACCGACGAACGCCGACTCCGACAGTGGTGCGTCGCGGATCCGTTCGGGTCCGAACTCCTCCAGCAGGCCGAGGCTGACGCCGAAGCAGCCGCCGTATTGGCCGACGTCCTCACCCATCAGAAATACCCGCTCGTCGCTGCGCAGCGCCTCGCGCATGGCCTCGCGCATGGCCTCCCGGTACGTCGTCTTCCGGTCGGAAGGCACGGCGGCTTCGGCGACACGGGTCCGCGTCGTGGTCATGGCCGAGTCACTTCCATCGGGCTGGTGACGTACTTGAGCAGGTCCTCGACCGGTTCGTGCGGAGCCTGCTCGGCCGCTTCCACGGCCGCGTCGATCTCGGCGGCCAGGCGGTCCTCCACGGCTGTGCGGGCCATGTCGGAAAGCTCCTTCGCGTCCTGGAGCCGCCGTGCGAGCCCCTCGACCGGGTCGCGTTCCTTCCAGTGTTCGATCTCGGCCTTGTCGCGGTAGCGGTCGGAGTCGTACATGGAGTGGGCGCGGAAGCGGTACGTGCGCATCTCCATGAAGTGCGGCCCGGTCCCGGCACGCACCCCTTCGGCGGCCCGCCGGGCCGCGTCCTCGACGGCGAAGACGTCCATGCCGTCGACGGCCCAGGAGACCATGCCGTACGCGGCCGCGCGCAGCGCGAGGTCGGTCTGCGCCTGGTGGCGGGCCAGAGCGGTGCCCATCGCGTACAGGTTGTTCTCGCAGACCAGCAGCAGGGGCAGTTGCCAGAGAGCGGCGAGGTTGGCGGTCTCGTGGAACTCGCCCTCGGCGAAGGCGCCGTCCCCGAAGAAACAGCAGGTGACGCGACCCTGGCCGGTCATGCGGTCGGCGAGGGCGAGACCGGCCGCGAGGGGAAGCCCGCCGCCGACGATCGCGTTGCCGCCGTAGAAGCGTCGGCCGGCGTCGAAGAGATGCATCGAGCCGCCACGGCCTCTGCTGCAGCCGGTGACCTTGCCGAACATCTCGGCCATGATCGCCTCGGCAGGGACCCCGCGGGCAGTGCGTGCCCGTGTTCGCGGTACGTCGACACGACCGCGTCGTCGTCCGTGAGGGCCTCGTTGACGCCGACGGCCACGGCTTCCTCACCGATGTAGAGGTGCATGAAACCCCGGATGCGTGCCTTGCTGTACAGCTCCACACAGCGTTCCTCGAACCGGCGGACGCGCAGCATCGCCTCCAGCAGGGCCACGCGATGTGCGGCCTGACGGTTCGGCCGGGCGGCGGGCCGTGGTGCGCGGGGGTTGCGAGTGGTCATGCGGGCTGCTCCGTCCTCGCCGTAGAGGTGGCCTCCGAAGCGGAGTCCTCCAGGGTGGAGATGTCCCCCTCCGGCAGGCCGAGTTCGCGGGCCCGCAGCAGGCGGCGCATGACCTTGCCGCTGCGGGTGTGCGGCAGATGCTGGTCGAAGGCGATCTCGCGGGGCGCCACGGCCGGGCCCAGCCGGCGCCTGGCGAAGGCCAGCAGCTCCCGCCGGGTCGCGCTGCTCGCATCGAAGCCCGGCCGCAGCGTGACGAACGCCTTGACGATGCTCCCTGCCACGGGGTCCGGTCGGCCGATGACCCCGGACTCGGCGACCGCCGGATGCTCCATCAGAGCGCTCTCGACCTCGAACGGCCCGATGAGGTGTCCTGCCGACTTGATGACGTCGTCGGCGCGCCCGACGAACCAGAACCAGCCGTCGGCGTCGCGTCGTACGAGGTCACCGGTGAGGTACCAGCCGTCCGCGAAGGCCGCCGCACTGCGTGGCTCGTCGTGCAGATAGCCGCGGAACATGGACGGCCAGCCGGGCCGCAGCGCCAGCTCACCCTCCACCCCGCGCTCCTCCAGTACGGCGACGTGCCCGTCGGCGACCTCGGCCCGGCCGTCCTCGCCGCGCCGCAGCACCGCCGCATCCACACCGGGCAGCGGGCGCCCCATCGAGCCGGGACGGATGTCGCAAGCGGCGAAGTTGGCGATCATGATGGCGCCGGTCTCGGTCTGCCACCAGTTGTCGTGCACCGGCATGCCGAGCACGTCCCCGCCCCACACCACCGCCTCCGGATTGAGCGGTTCGCCGACCGACGCGATGAACCGCAGCGCACTCAGGTCGAAGGAGCGGGGCATGTCGTAAGGGCCCGTCCTCGGTGTCGTCCGCATCAGCATGCGCAGCGCCGTCGGCACCGTGTACCAGACGCTCACCCGCTGCTCGGCGAGGATCCGGTACCAGCGGCGGGCGTCGTAGTCGCCCTCATCCACCACGACTGTCACGCCGTGCATGAGAGGGGCGACGATCCCGTAGGACATGCCGGTGACCCAGCCCGGGTCCGCGGTGCACCAGAACACGTCGCCCTCGTGGAGGTCGAGGGCGTACAGCGCGGACACGTAGTGCGCGACGGCCGCCTCGTGCACGTACACCGCGCCCTTGGGGATGCCGGTCGTGCCGCTCGTGAAGTGCAGCAGGGCCATGTCGTGGGGGGAGGTCGGCGGGATCGTGAAGGTGTCGGCCGCGTCGGCCATCAGCGCGGTGAGGGACAGGGTGCCGGGCAGGTCGTCCGCCCCGTCGCCGACGATCAGTACGTGGCGCAGGGCGGCGAGCCGGTCGCGCTGCCCGGCGACCTTCTTCCGGTACAGGTCCGCCGTGGTGACCAGCACCTGCGCGTCGCCCAGCGTCATCCGCTGGAACACCGGGTCCGGTCCGAAGGCGGAGAACAGCGGGCACAGGACACTGGTGTTCTTCAACGTGCCGAGGACCACGGTGTACAGCTCGGGGCAGCGCCCCAGCAGCGTCACCACCCGGTCGCCGTACCCGATCCCGAGGCCGCGGAGCACGTTGGCGAACCGTGCAGTCGATCGGGCCAGCTCCCCATAGGTCACCGAGGTGACGGAGTCGTCCCGTCCGACACAGCGCAGTGCGACCGCTGTGGCCCGGCCCGATGCCGCATGCCGGTCCACGGCCTCGTGCGCGATGTTCAGACCCCGCCCACCGGGCAGCCCCTGCAGCCTGCGGCGTGCCGCCTGCCACGAAAAGCTCGCGCACTCCTTGTCGTAGTCGCGCAGATTGGGGGCGATGCGCAGCGGAGTGTCCTTCCGGATGGTCTCCCATGGCATGCCGGCCCCTCCTTCCTCCGGGCCCTTTTCAACCATCCGCCCGGCTTGCCCTGTCCGCATGGGTCGAAGGGCCCTCGTCCGCGGCCGGACAGCTCAGATCCGCGTCATCCTTCTCGCGATGCCGTCGCTCAGGGGGCGAGGGAGAAGTAGTTCTCCTCCTCCTGGGAGAAGTGCAGGCGCAGGACCGTGTTCAGGCCGTAGAGACAGGAGCGCAGGTCGTCGAGTTGCTCGGGGGAGAGGCCTCCGTTCGCGTGGGCAAGTTGCACGTGGGTGGCGATGCGGCGGGAGAGACGCTCTATTTCGGTGTGGGCACGGCTCATGGTGGCGGTGGCCTCGGGCCCGCCGAGCGTCGGCGCAAGGGCCGGGTACAGCTCGTGTTCCTCGGCGTACTCGTGGGGCAGGAGTCGCTCGATGAGCAGCCGGTGGGTCTCCTCGACGGCTTCCAGGGCCCGGGGGTCAGGGGAGTCGGAGAGTCGGTCGGCGGTGTCGCGGACGGATTCGAGGACGTCCTGAAGCCCTTCGTGTTCGGCGGCGAAACGGTGGATGAGGGCCTCGGCAGCGGGAGCGAGGGCCGGCCGCGCGGCATCGCCGGCTCGCAGGGCGCGCAGCGCGTTGAGGATGACGGCGACGTCGATGCCCTCTTGGAGCAGTGCTCCGGCGGCGGGCGGGAGCAGGCCGGCAGCGGCCGCGGCCATGGCCGCCAGGGACATCAGCATGCCGCCGAGGGCGCTCTGGACGGCGATGTGCCGCGCTCGTTGGGCGATGGCGACGGCGTCGGCGAGGCGGTCGACGCGATCGGTGGTCAGGATGATGTCGGCGGCTTCGGAGGAGGCGGTGGAGCCGCGCGCGCCCATGGCGACGCCGATGTCGGCGGCGGCGAGGGCGGGCGCGTCGTTGACGCCGTCGCCCACCATCACCGTGACCGCGCGCTCGCCTTCGGCCCGTACGGCGGCGACTTTGTCGGCGGGGGAGAGTTCGGCGCGTACGTCGTCCAGCCCGAGGACGGTGGCTACTTCGCGGGCAGGTGCGGTTCGGTCCCCGGTGAGCATCAGCAGCCGCGCGAAGCCCGCGGCCCGCAGGTGGCGCAGGGTGCGCGGTGCGTCGAAGCGCAGTGGGTCGCGCAGCAGGATGGCGCCGGACAGGTGGCCGTCGAGGGTCAGCCAGGCGACGGCCGCGCCGTCGAGGAGGGCGCGCTTGTCGACCGCCCGGGCCCAGGTCGGCCGGTCCTCGCCGGCGACGATTTGGCCGATGGCCAGCCGGTGCCCATCGGCGGTGCCCGTGGCGCCCCGGCCCGGTTCCTCGGTGACGTCGCAGGGGACCGACAGCTCCAGCTTGCGATCCCGGGCGGCGTCGACGATGGCCTGGGCCAGTACGTGGGGCGAGTACTGGTCGAGGGAGGCCGCCAGGCGCAGGACTTCCGTGGGTTTGACGCCGGGGGCGGCGGCGACGTCGACGACGCGCGGCCGACCTCGAGTGAGAGTGCCCGTCTTGTCGAGCAGAAGGGCGCGGGCGCGGCCCAGGTTCTCCAGGGCACCGCCGTCGCGGATGACGACGCCGAGGCGGGAAGCGCGGGAGAGGCCGGAGACGATCGCGACCGGTGCCGCCAGCAGCAGCGGGCACGGGGTGGCGACCACCAGCACGGCGACCGCGCGTACGGCCGAACCACTGATCAGCCACGCCAGTCCCGCCACCGCCAGGGACAGCGGCAGGAACCAGGCCGCGTACCGGTCCGCCAATCGCACGACCGGCGCGGACTCGGCGCCGGCCTGCTGGGCCAGTCGTACGATCCCGGCGTATGTGCTGCCCTGCTCGGTGGCCGTGGCCCGCATCTCGAAGGCGCCTGAGGCGTTGACCACGCCGCTGCGCACGGTTTCCCCGCCTGCCCGCTCGACCTGCAGGGGCTCACCGGTGAGCACCGACTCGTCGAGGACCGCGGCGGCGCTCACCACGCGGCCGTCGACGGGAACCACCTCGCCGGGGCCGACGACGAGCAGGTCACCGGCGGTGACCTCCGCCAGCGGCACCGTGGTCACGCCGCCGCGAGTGCGGCGGCGTGCGGAGCGGGGTGCGTGTTCCAGCAAGGAACGCAGGTCGTGCGAGGCGCGTCGCCGGGCTGCGGCCTCCAGGGTGCGGCCAGTGGCCAGCATCAGTGCGATCAGGGCACCGGCCAGGTACTCGTGCACGGCCAGGGCGCCGCCGAGCGCGAGTACGGCAATGACGTCCACGCCCGTGCGGCCGTGCCGCAGCGCGGCTAGCACCCAACCCACCGCGGGAACGAGAGCGAACAGGGTGCCCAGTTCCCAGAAGAGACCGGCCACGGCGTCGGCGCCCGTCAGCCAGGCGATGCCACCAGCGATCAGAGCCGCTGCCGTCACGGCCAGCAGGACGGGTTCGAGTCGCGGCGACACATCCGCCGCGATCGAGTGACGCAGTCCTGCCGTGAGGGAGGGTCTGTCATTCATGGCATACCTGAACGCCGGGTGTGATGACTCTCGGGTCGGTCCTCCTCCATGACATCGCCGCACTGCGAGTACGCGCCAGGGGACGTTCGTCCCTGGTCCAGGGCCGACCGCCGACCGTATTCCGTCACACTCGCCGTCCTCGGTGCCAGCGTGGTGGGAACACCGCCGCCGTCCCGCACGTCACGGGGGCGCCGCCCCGCGGCACTCGGCCGCTGGTCCCTGCTGGCGCTGTCGGTCGGCGCGGGCGGCACCACAGCGGAAATGCTGCGATCGTAGGTGTGAGGGGACGGCGGGGCTCCACGTGCCGTCCGCTGTGTCTAAGGAGGTCGGTCATGAGCACCGACGCCGATGTGCAGATCTCCCAGGTGCCCGGGTCCGACGGACTTGTCATGGGCAAGGACGGTATGGCCGCGCTCGTGGACGTCCTGATCCGGCGCGGATACACCGTGATCGGACCCACTGCGCGGGACGGCGCCATCGAGCTGGCGGAACTGCGGTCGGCCGACGAGTTGCCGTACGGATGGGGTGTGGAGCTGGAGGCCGGGCGGTACCGGCTGCGGGAGCGGCCGGACGGGGCGGCCTTCGCGAACGCGGCGGGCCCCCAGTCATGGAAGTCCTACCTGCACCCGGCGCGAGTGCGGGAGTGGAGCGCCGACCGGATGGAGGGGGAGCTGGTCTTCACGGCAGAGCAGGGCACGCCGCCTCGGTACGCCTTCCTGGGGGTGCGCCCCTGCGATCTGAGGGCCATCGCCATCCAGGACCGCGTACTGACCGGTGGGACGTACCGGGATCCCGGCTACGAGGGGCGGCGTTCCGGGGCCCTGCTGATCGTGGTCGAGTGCACAGAGCCCGGCGCCACGTGCTTCTGCGTCTCGATGGGCACCGGACCCGCTGCGGGCCCCGGCTACGACCTGGTGATGACGGAAGTGGTCGATGAGGACGGTCACCGCTTCTGGGTCCGCGGCGGCAGCCGGGAAGGCGCGGAGATCCTGGCCGAACTGCCCGGCCGCCCGGCCGACCCGGAAACCCGGCAGACGGCTCGCGCCGGCGTCACGGCCGCCGCGGACCGCATGGGCCGGACCATGCCCGAGGCAGACCTGCGAGAGCTGATGGCCGGAACCCTCGACGCGCCCCGCTGGGACGACGTCGCAGGGCGGTGCCTGACGTGCGGCAACTGCACCATGGTGTGCCCCACCTGCTTCTGCACCACCACCGAGGACGTCACCGACCTCACCGGCGACCACGCGGAGCGGTGGCGGCTGTGGGACTCCTGTTTCGACCTGGACTTCTCCCAGCTGCACGGCGGTCCGGTCCGCGCCTCCTCGCGCAGCCGCTACCGGCAGTGGATGACCCACAAACTCGGCACCTGGTACGACCAGTTCGGCTCGTCCGGCTGCGTGGGCTGCGGACGCTGCATCGTGTGGTGCCCGGTCGGCATCGACATCACCGAGGAAGCGGCCGCCCTGCACGACTGGACACAGTCCGGGGCGTCGGGACCGGCGCCGGAGCCACCATGAGCACCGTGACGCCCCCGCTGCCGTACCGGGTCGCCGGCACCTGGGACGAGACCGGCGACACCCGGTCGATCGAGCTGGTCCCGGCCGGACGGAAACTCCCGCCTTTCGCACCGGGGCAGTTCGCGATGATCTACGCGTTCGGGGTCGGCGAGGTGCCTGTCTCTGCCAGCGCCCTGCCGGGCCGCCACGGAGGGCTCGTACACACCGTGCGTGCGGTGGGCGCGGTCTCCGCCGCCCTCTTCCGACTGCGCCCGGGTGACAGCGTCGGGCTCAGCGGGCCGTACGGCACCGGCTGGGACCTCGAAGCGGCGGTCGGCCGCGATGTTCTGATCGTCGCCGGCGGCATCGGTCTGGCACCGTTGCGGCCGGTCGTCCACGCCCTCCTGGACCGGCAGGCGGCATACGGCCCGCTCGCGGTCCTGCTGGGCGCGCGCACTCCTGCCGACCTGATCTACCGCGACGAGGTCGACAGCTGGCGCGCCCATGCCAGGGTGGAGGTGACCGTCGACCGGCCCGCCCCGGGCTGGCAGGGTGCGGTGGGCGTGGTCACCACGCTCCTGGACCGCATCGATCTGCGCCCGGAACGGACCTGCGCGCTGGTGTGCGGGCCTGAGGTGATGATGCGTCACACCGCTCGCGACCTCGTGGCCCGGGGCCTGGACCCGCACCGCATTCAGGTGTCCCTGGAACGCAACATGCACTGCGCCACCGGCCACTGCGGCCACTGCCAGCTCGGTCCGCTCCTGCTGTGCCGCGACGGGCCGGTCGTCGGCTACGACCGCGTGGCGCCCCTGCTCCTCGTGAGGGAGTTGTGACATGGCCACCGAACCTGGGCAGGCCCGCGACCCGCGGCCGACGCTCGCCGTGTGGAAGTTCGCCTCCTGCGACGGCTGCCAGCTGACCCTGCTGGACTGCGAGGACGAACTCCTCGGCCTCACCGAGCGCGTGCGGATCGACCACTTCCTGGAGATGACCCCGGCCGAGGGCGCCGACAGGGAACACGCGCGGCTGGACGGCCGGGGGCCGTACGACCTCTCCCTCGTCGAAGGGTCGATCACCACCGCCGAGGACGCCGAGCGGATCCAGCACATCCGCCGCATCTCCCGGTACCTGGTGACCATCGGGGCCTGCGCCACCGCGGGCGGCATCCAGGCACTGCGCAACTTCGCCGACGTCGAGGACTTCCTCGCCGCCGTCTACGCGCAGCCGGAGTACATCGCCACACTGGAGACCTCGACACCGATCTCGGCCCATGTGCCGGTCGACTTCGAACTGCGTGGGTGCCCCATCGACCGTCGCCAGCTCCTCGAAGTCATCACCGCCTACCTGGCCGGTCGCAAACCGCAGATCTCCAACCACAGCGTCTGCTTCGAGTGCAAGAGGCGCGGCACCACCTGCATCACCGTCGCCCACGGCACCCCTTGTCTGGGCCCGGTCACGCACGCGGGGTGCGGTGCCATCTGCCCCGCCTACGGTCGCGGCTGCTACGGCTGTTTCGGGCCGTCGAGCAAACCCAACCTGCGCTCCATGGTCGCGCAGTTGCGCCACGACGGGATGAGCGAGCGGGACGTCCAGCGTGTCTTCCGCACCTTCAACGCCGCGTCGCCGGAGTATGCCCCCGTACCCGACCTCGCGGCCGAGGAGCGACAGGGCCCTTCGGCCTGACGCAACCCGCCCGGAAAGGCTCGCATGAACCATCGCGGAACCCGCGTCCTGCGGCTGGACGCGCTGGCCAGGGTGGAAGGCGAGGCTGCCCTCCACCTGCGCGTCGAGGGTGACACGGTCGTCGAGACGCGGTTGCGCATCTACGAACCCCCACGCTTCTTCGAGGCCTTCCTGACCGGCCGGGGCCACACCGAACCCCCCGACATCACCGCCCGCATCTGCGGCATCTGCCCGGTCGCCTACCAGATGAGCGCCTGCCAGGCGATCGAGAACGCCAGCGGCGTCACGGTCGACGGCCCCCTCGCGGAACTGCGCCGCCTGCTGTACTGCGGCGAGTGGATCGAGAGCCACACCCTGCACATCTACCTGCTGCACGCCCCGGACTTCCTGGGGCGTGCCGACGTCGTGGAACTCGCCCGCGACCAACGAGCCGCCGTCGAACGCGGCCTGAGGCTCAAACAGGCCGGCAACGCGATCGTCCAGCAGCTCGGCGGCCGCCCCATCCACCCGGTCAACGTCCGGATCGGCGGCTTCTACCGGACGCCGTCACCGGACGAGCTGCGTCCTCTGGCGGAACGGCTGCGGCAAGCCCGGGACGACGCGCTGGAGACCGTCCGCTGGGTGGCGGCGTTCGACTTCCCCGACGCGGTGTGCGACCACGACCTGTTCGCGCTGCGCCACCCCGGCCGGTACGCCGTCGACATCGGAACACCGGTGGTCATGGCCGCTGCCGACCACGGCCGGGCGCCGCACCCGATCCCCCTGACCGACTTCGAACAGCACGTCCGGGAAGAGCAGGTACCCCACTCAACCGCGCTGACGGCCACGCTCGACGGCCGCCGCTACCTCACTGGCCCGCTGGCCCGCTACGCGATCAACGGCCAGTGGCTGCACCCCGTGGCCGCCGAGGTGGCGGGAGAAGCCGGTCTCGGTGATCCCGCGACCGGCGCCATCTGCGACAACCCCTTCCGCAGCATCGTCGTACGGGCCATCGAAGTGGTGCAGGCCGTAGAGGAGGCCTTGCGGATCATCGACGGATACGAACCACCTCCCCGGCCGGCCGTCGACGTCCCGCCCCGCCGGGGCGTGGGGGTCGGGGCCACCGAGGCGCCCCGGGGCCTGCTGTACCACCGCTACGCGCTCACGGAGGACGGCACGCTCACCGAGGCCCGCATCGTCCCGCCCACGGCCCAGAACCAGACGGCCATCGAGGAGGACGTGCGCAGGGCCGTCCAGGCTCGCCTCGACAGGCCCGGGCCCGCCGCCGACGACGAGGAACTGACCCGTCTCTGCGAACGGGCCATCCGCAACCATGATCCCTGCATCTCCTGTTCCGCCCACTTCCTCGACGTGACCGTGGAACGCTCGTGAGCGGGCGGGTCGTGGTGATCGGCGTGGGCAATCCCCTGCGCGGTGACGATGGTGTCGGCCCGGCAGCCGTGGAGGCGATGCGGGGCCGTGTTCCCGACGGAACCGTCCTGGCGGTCAGCGACGGTGAACCTGCCCGCATGCTCGACCTGTGGCGCGGCGCTGACACGGTGGTCGTGGTGGAAGCGCTTCGCGCTCGGCCGAGCCGGCCGGGGGAGCTGCACACCCTCACGGCGGCGGACGCGGCCGCCCGGACAGCGGGTACGGCGAGTACGCATGCACTCGGGCTCGGAGAGTGCCTCGCCCTGGCGGAGGCCCTCGACCAGCTGCCACCGAGTCTCGTGGTGCATGCCATGGAGGTGGCCGACGTCGAGCTCGGCGCGCGCCTGAGCGAAGCGGTGCGGTCGGCGCTGCCGGGATTGGTCGACCGGGTCGCCGCCTCCGTCCGGCAGGCGTACGAGCGAAACCACGAGCGGTAGCGGGGCCGAAGGTCCCCCGGCCTGGGTCGAACCGCCCTCGCGACCTGTGCCACGGGGGTGCGACGGTGAAGGTCACCCCCCATGTGCCGCACGCCAGGCACCCAGGAAGGCGGTGGGGACGATGACACTCCCTCTGGTGGTGGGCGTCGACGGATCGGACTCGTGTCTGACAGCGGTCGACTGGGCCGTGGACGAGGCCGCGCGCCATGGTGCTCCGATGAGGCTCGTGTACGCCTCCCTGTGGGAGCGCTATGAGGCCGGTCTTCCTTCGGTGGGCCCGGGGCGCCCTTCCGAGCAGGTGATGGCCGAGCACATCGTGGCTTCGGCGGCCGATCGTGCCGAACGGCGCAACCCGGATGTCAAAGTCACCACCGACATCCTCCCGGAGGACCCGGTGGCCGCTCTCGTTCACGAGAGTGGCCAGGCCTTCGCGCTGGTGACGGGTTCGCGTGGCCGGGGCGAGGTCAAGGGACTGCTGCTCGGGTCGGTCGGTCTGGCCGTGTCGGCCCGTGCACACTGCCCGGCGATCGTCGTCCGGGGCGATCCGGCGGGGCTCGCCGGCTCGCATGCGCGGGTCCTGCTGGGCATCGGTGACGCCGACGACACGAGCACCGAGGCCGTGCGGTACGCCTTCCGGGAGGCCGAGGTGCGCGGCTGTGTCCTGGACGTGGTGCATGCCTGGCGCAGGCCCGCCTTCGACAGGAAAGGGAACCGGATACGTACAGGAGGGCCGGCGGACACGTACGAGGAGCGTGCCTCCGCCGTCGTCGACGCTCGGCTCAAGGCCGCGATCGCCGAGTATCCGCATGTCCGGACGCGCCCGGCGACGCCGGAGGGGCCGGCCGCCAGGATTCTCGTGGACCGGTCGGCCGCTGCCGACCTGGTGATCGTCGGGGCCCGGCGCCGAACGGGCGCCTTCGGATTCCAGCTCGGCCGCGTGAGCCACGCACTCCTGCACCATGCCCAGTGCCCGGTCGCGGTCGTGCCCGAACGGCAGGCGAGGGCCGGGCGCTGACGGCACCGTCGTTCCCGTCGTCCGTCATGCCGCTGGATGCCCATCTCTGGCGGTGCGGCGAGGAGGCCCGCAGCGTGGAGAACAGGAGATGCGCCGGCCCGGCGG
This genomic interval from Streptomyces sp. NBC_00557 contains the following:
- a CDS encoding universal stress protein; this encodes MTLPLVVGVDGSDSCLTAVDWAVDEAARHGAPMRLVYASLWERYEAGLPSVGPGRPSEQVMAEHIVASAADRAERRNPDVKVTTDILPEDPVAALVHESGQAFALVTGSRGRGEVKGLLLGSVGLAVSARAHCPAIVVRGDPAGLAGSHARVLLGIGDADDTSTEAVRYAFREAEVRGCVLDVVHAWRRPAFDRKGNRIRTGGPADTYEERASAVVDARLKAAIAEYPHVRTRPATPEGPAARILVDRSAAADLVIVGARRRTGAFGFQLGRVSHALLHHAQCPVAVVPERQARAGR
- a CDS encoding oxidoreductase; this encodes MATEPGQARDPRPTLAVWKFASCDGCQLTLLDCEDELLGLTERVRIDHFLEMTPAEGADREHARLDGRGPYDLSLVEGSITTAEDAERIQHIRRISRYLVTIGACATAGGIQALRNFADVEDFLAAVYAQPEYIATLETSTPISAHVPVDFELRGCPIDRRQLLEVITAYLAGRKPQISNHSVCFECKRRGTTCITVAHGTPCLGPVTHAGCGAICPAYGRGCYGCFGPSSKPNLRSMVAQLRHDGMSERDVQRVFRTFNAASPEYAPVPDLAAEERQGPSA
- a CDS encoding hydrogenase maturation protease, whose amino-acid sequence is MVIGVGNPLRGDDGVGPAAVEAMRGRVPDGTVLAVSDGEPARMLDLWRGADTVVVVEALRARPSRPGELHTLTAADAAARTAGTASTHALGLGECLALAEALDQLPPSLVVHAMEVADVELGARLSEAVRSALPGLVDRVAASVRQAYERNHER
- a CDS encoding 4Fe-4S dicluster domain-containing protein → MSTDADVQISQVPGSDGLVMGKDGMAALVDVLIRRGYTVIGPTARDGAIELAELRSADELPYGWGVELEAGRYRLRERPDGAAFANAAGPQSWKSYLHPARVREWSADRMEGELVFTAEQGTPPRYAFLGVRPCDLRAIAIQDRVLTGGTYRDPGYEGRRSGALLIVVECTEPGATCFCVSMGTGPAAGPGYDLVMTEVVDEDGHRFWVRGGSREGAEILAELPGRPADPETRQTARAGVTAAADRMGRTMPEADLRELMAGTLDAPRWDDVAGRCLTCGNCTMVCPTCFCTTTEDVTDLTGDHAERWRLWDSCFDLDFSQLHGGPVRASSRSRYRQWMTHKLGTWYDQFGSSGCVGCGRCIVWCPVGIDITEEAAALHDWTQSGASGPAPEPP
- a CDS encoding Ni/Fe hydrogenase subunit alpha, which codes for MNHRGTRVLRLDALARVEGEAALHLRVEGDTVVETRLRIYEPPRFFEAFLTGRGHTEPPDITARICGICPVAYQMSACQAIENASGVTVDGPLAELRRLLYCGEWIESHTLHIYLLHAPDFLGRADVVELARDQRAAVERGLRLKQAGNAIVQQLGGRPIHPVNVRIGGFYRTPSPDELRPLAERLRQARDDALETVRWVAAFDFPDAVCDHDLFALRHPGRYAVDIGTPVVMAAADHGRAPHPIPLTDFEQHVREEQVPHSTALTATLDGRRYLTGPLARYAINGQWLHPVAAEVAGEAGLGDPATGAICDNPFRSIVVRAIEVVQAVEEALRIIDGYEPPPRPAVDVPPRRGVGVGATEAPRGLLYHRYALTEDGTLTEARIVPPTAQNQTAIEEDVRRAVQARLDRPGPAADDEELTRLCERAIRNHDPCISCSAHFLDVTVERS
- a CDS encoding FAD/NAD(P)-binding protein; translation: MSTVTPPLPYRVAGTWDETGDTRSIELVPAGRKLPPFAPGQFAMIYAFGVGEVPVSASALPGRHGGLVHTVRAVGAVSAALFRLRPGDSVGLSGPYGTGWDLEAAVGRDVLIVAGGIGLAPLRPVVHALLDRQAAYGPLAVLLGARTPADLIYRDEVDSWRAHARVEVTVDRPAPGWQGAVGVVTTLLDRIDLRPERTCALVCGPEVMMRHTARDLVARGLDPHRIQVSLERNMHCATGHCGHCQLGPLLLCRDGPVVGYDRVAPLLLVREL